A single window of Halosolutus gelatinilyticus DNA harbors:
- a CDS encoding DEAD/DEAH box helicase, translating into MTDERSSSAGGDDRIDSATRSTTGERDSVSDSPPGDRRSDRAATDDADATDDRRGADEEFTLADFHDASQSAGRPVLTAAAVSRALDVTHETASEELERLAARGDLQRLSVATDPVVWYPSELEDLTDRERVVVFPKRREIVVDRPGQFTRAQLSQFAHLADANGDRGYRYVVRPEDVWQAPHDEFDALRRTMRQALGRRSTDLEAWVESQWDRAHQFRLATHEDGYTVLEATSPEIMGNVARQKLDEEHVHAPISDTEDWVREGAEAAIKRILYEAGYPVQDHRDLESGEALPIELRVRLRDYQRAWVDRFAEAGEGVFVGPPGSGKTVAALGAMARVEGETLVLVPSRDLARQWADAVVEYTTLEPAQVGQYHGGQKNVRPVTIATYQIAGMDRHRSLFDDREWGLVIFDECQHVPSDVYRRSTHLQSRHRLGLSASPIREDDRQTEIFTLVGPPIGTDWQALFEAGFVAQPELEIRYVPWDDDEAGNAYASADGREKYRIAAQNRGKIDEVRYLLAAHPDSQALVFVDYLDQGRELAAALDVPFLSGETPHRERQRLLDEFRRNERDLLVVSRVGDEGIDLPTADLAIVVSGLGGSRRQGTQRAGRTMRPAGGALVYVLATRGTREEDFARRQLQHLGRKGLTVREETVDRGGEGTD; encoded by the coding sequence GTGACCGACGAACGCTCCTCGTCAGCCGGCGGCGACGATCGAATCGACTCCGCGACGCGATCGACGACCGGAGAACGTGACTCCGTTTCCGACAGTCCGCCCGGCGACCGCCGAAGCGATCGCGCCGCGACGGACGACGCGGATGCGACCGACGACCGCCGCGGCGCCGACGAGGAGTTCACCCTCGCGGACTTCCACGACGCCTCCCAGTCCGCCGGCCGTCCCGTCCTCACCGCCGCGGCGGTCTCGCGCGCCCTCGACGTCACCCACGAGACGGCCAGCGAGGAACTCGAGCGGCTCGCGGCTCGGGGGGACCTCCAGCGGCTGTCGGTCGCGACCGACCCCGTGGTCTGGTACCCCAGCGAGCTCGAGGATCTGACCGATCGCGAGCGCGTCGTCGTGTTTCCGAAGCGTCGAGAGATCGTCGTCGATCGGCCCGGCCAGTTCACCCGCGCGCAACTCTCGCAGTTCGCCCACCTCGCGGACGCGAACGGCGATCGCGGCTACCGATACGTCGTCAGGCCCGAGGACGTCTGGCAGGCGCCCCACGACGAGTTCGACGCCCTCCGGCGAACGATGCGGCAGGCCCTCGGCCGGCGATCGACCGACCTAGAGGCGTGGGTCGAGAGCCAGTGGGACCGCGCCCACCAGTTCCGACTCGCGACCCACGAGGACGGCTACACCGTCCTCGAAGCGACCAGCCCCGAGATCATGGGGAACGTCGCCCGCCAGAAGCTCGACGAGGAACACGTCCACGCGCCCATCTCCGACACCGAAGACTGGGTTCGCGAGGGGGCGGAAGCGGCGATCAAGCGCATCCTCTACGAGGCGGGGTACCCGGTCCAGGACCACCGGGACCTCGAGTCGGGCGAAGCCCTCCCGATAGAGCTCCGCGTTCGACTCCGCGACTACCAGCGGGCGTGGGTCGATCGCTTCGCCGAGGCCGGCGAAGGGGTCTTCGTCGGCCCGCCGGGCAGCGGCAAGACCGTCGCCGCGCTGGGGGCGATGGCCCGCGTCGAAGGCGAGACGCTCGTGCTCGTCCCGAGTCGCGATCTCGCCCGACAGTGGGCCGACGCCGTCGTCGAGTACACCACGCTCGAACCCGCCCAAGTGGGCCAGTACCACGGCGGGCAAAAGAACGTGCGGCCGGTGACGATCGCAACCTACCAGATCGCGGGGATGGATCGCCACCGATCACTGTTCGACGATCGCGAGTGGGGGCTCGTGATCTTCGACGAGTGCCAGCACGTTCCCAGCGACGTTTACCGGCGCAGCACCCACCTCCAGTCGCGCCACCGCCTCGGGCTCTCGGCGTCCCCCATTCGGGAGGACGATCGCCAGACCGAGATCTTCACCCTCGTCGGCCCGCCGATCGGGACCGACTGGCAGGCGCTGTTCGAGGCCGGCTTCGTCGCCCAGCCCGAACTCGAGATCCGGTACGTGCCGTGGGACGACGACGAAGCGGGGAACGCCTACGCGTCGGCCGACGGCCGGGAGAAGTACCGGATCGCCGCACAGAACCGAGGAAAGATCGACGAGGTTCGGTACCTGCTCGCCGCTCACCCCGACTCGCAGGCGCTCGTCTTCGTCGACTACCTCGACCAGGGCCGGGAACTCGCCGCGGCGCTCGACGTACCCTTCCTCAGCGGCGAGACCCCGCACCGCGAGCGGCAACGGCTCCTCGATGAATTCCGCCGGAACGAACGCGACCTGCTCGTCGTCTCCCGCGTCGGCGACGAGGGGATCGACCTGCCGACGGCCGACCTGGCGATCGTCGTCTCCGGGCTCGGTGGCTCCCGCCGCCAGGGCACCCAGCGCGCCGGCCGCACGATGCGGCCAGCCGGGGGCGCGCTCGTCTACGTCCTCGCGACCCGCGGCACGCGGGAAGAGGACTTCGCGCGGCGACAGCTCCAGCACCTCGGCCGGAAGGGACTGACCGTGCGCGAGGAGACCGTCGACCGCGGCGGCGAGGGGACGGACTGA
- a CDS encoding alkaline phosphatase family protein: protein MSGSTGSSERAFVLGLDGVPWRLVEQWSDGGALPNFARLREEGASGRLESTRPPTTPLAWPSIATGVWPDKHGVYGFQNLSAEYSHEMYTSADVRQPTLWEQVGPAHVGNVPMTYPPREIDGTMVTGMMTPSTDREFTHPPDLRDEIASRIPEYEISLDYPDYADRLDEFRAAVDSVLETRREVLRLQMERAGDDWRLFFFVFTAPDRFQHLVWEEDLLLEHYTLLDDLLGEVMAYVDEHDADLYVVSDHGFGPIHQLVYVNHVLEREGYLFRAEDEGTRGALASLGISRDRITDALDRVGISEELLVSKLPRSLVDSVAQQIPGEHALYDVDYDRTVAFVHDAGNCYVNDTRRFENGVVDPSDVDEVKAELAEVFESVTDADGRPVLDVFDGDELFPTDDDSPDLIVNGIDGYDVRNSVTDHVFGETGTTTASHRSDGIVLCRGPSIDAGATLRGARVVDVAPTVLHAMGEPVPRNTDGRVLFDAFADDARPARTKVERIDVSRRDPEEAIDDDFDGVEDRLKGLGYME, encoded by the coding sequence ATGAGCGGATCCACAGGTTCGTCCGAGCGGGCGTTCGTCCTCGGACTCGACGGCGTGCCGTGGCGACTCGTCGAACAGTGGAGCGACGGCGGTGCGCTCCCGAACTTCGCTCGGCTCCGCGAGGAGGGGGCGTCCGGGCGGCTCGAGAGCACCCGGCCGCCGACGACCCCGCTCGCGTGGCCGTCGATCGCGACGGGCGTCTGGCCGGACAAACACGGCGTCTACGGGTTCCAGAACCTTTCAGCCGAGTACTCCCACGAGATGTACACGAGCGCCGACGTCCGGCAGCCGACCCTCTGGGAGCAGGTCGGCCCGGCCCACGTCGGGAACGTCCCGATGACCTATCCGCCGCGGGAGATCGACGGCACCATGGTGACCGGGATGATGACACCGTCGACCGACCGCGAGTTCACGCACCCGCCCGATCTCCGCGACGAGATCGCGTCCCGAATCCCGGAGTACGAGATCAGCCTCGACTACCCCGACTACGCCGATCGGCTCGACGAGTTCCGGGCGGCCGTCGACTCCGTGCTCGAAACGCGCCGCGAGGTCCTGCGGCTCCAGATGGAGCGGGCCGGCGACGACTGGCGGCTCTTTTTCTTCGTTTTCACCGCGCCCGATCGCTTCCAGCACCTCGTCTGGGAGGAAGACCTGCTGCTCGAACACTACACGCTGCTCGACGACCTCCTGGGCGAAGTGATGGCCTACGTCGACGAGCACGACGCCGACCTCTACGTCGTCTCCGATCACGGGTTCGGACCGATCCACCAGCTGGTTTACGTCAACCACGTGCTCGAGCGGGAAGGGTACCTGTTCAGAGCCGAAGACGAGGGAACGCGCGGCGCCCTCGCGAGCCTCGGCATCTCGCGCGATCGCATCACCGACGCGCTCGATCGCGTCGGCATCTCCGAGGAACTGCTCGTGTCGAAACTCCCGCGGAGCCTCGTCGACTCCGTCGCCCAACAGATCCCCGGCGAACACGCCCTCTACGACGTCGACTACGATCGGACGGTCGCGTTCGTTCACGACGCCGGGAACTGCTACGTCAACGACACCCGGCGGTTCGAAAACGGCGTCGTCGATCCGAGCGACGTCGACGAGGTCAAAGCCGAACTCGCCGAGGTCTTCGAGTCGGTCACCGACGCGGACGGGCGTCCGGTACTCGACGTCTTCGACGGCGACGAGCTGTTCCCGACCGACGACGACTCGCCGGACCTGATCGTCAACGGCATCGACGGCTACGACGTCCGAAACTCGGTTACGGATCACGTCTTCGGCGAGACGGGGACGACGACCGCGAGTCACCGCAGCGACGGGATCGTGCTCTGTCGCGGCCCGTCGATCGACGCCGGCGCGACCCTGCGCGGCGCGCGGGTCGTCGACGTCGCGCCGACGGTGCTGCACGCGATGGGCGAACCCGTCCCCAGGAACACCGACGGACGGGTGCTCTTCGACGCCTTCGCCGACGACGCGCGGCCCGCGCGGACCAAGGTCGAACGGATCGACGTCTCCCGGCGTGACCCCGAAGAAGCGATCGACGACGATTTCGATGGCGTCGAGGACCGGCTGAAGGGGCTCGGCTACATGGAGTGA
- a CDS encoding DUF7344 domain-containing protein: MSSIDTSLPDEIASVADSDADERLSKDVIFELLKNRRRREVLKYLLETDETVTLGELAEQIAAWENDTEVNALSSDQRKRVYVALYQTHLPKMDDAGIVEYDQDRGLISLSDNADLLMMYLNTDNHRQDRWDRWYALLSVVGTAVISAAVLGLPVLSTIPTVALAGVVVVAFFSLSIAHVLTNRKHERTVDGKLSRIE, from the coding sequence ATGTCGTCGATCGATACGTCACTCCCGGACGAAATCGCTTCGGTTGCCGATTCGGACGCGGACGAGCGACTCTCGAAGGACGTCATTTTCGAACTCCTGAAGAACCGTCGCCGCCGGGAAGTTTTGAAGTACCTTCTCGAGACGGACGAGACCGTAACCCTCGGCGAACTCGCGGAACAGATCGCCGCCTGGGAGAACGACACGGAGGTCAACGCCCTCAGCTCGGACCAGCGAAAGCGGGTCTACGTCGCGCTGTACCAGACCCATCTCCCCAAGATGGATGACGCCGGAATCGTCGAGTACGACCAGGATCGCGGCCTGATCTCCCTGTCCGACAACGCCGATCTGTTGATGATGTACCTGAACACGGATAATCACCGACAGGATCGGTGGGACCGCTGGTACGCGCTGCTTAGCGTCGTCGGGACTGCCGTCATCAGCGCCGCAGTGCTCGGACTGCCGGTCCTGTCGACGATCCCGACGGTCGCCCTGGCCGGCGTCGTCGTCGTCGCGTTCTTCTCGCTGTCGATCGCGCACGTCCTGACGAACCGGAAGCACGAACGGACGGTCGACGGCAAACTCTCGCGCATCGAGTGA
- a CDS encoding ATP-binding protein, with protein sequence MSDQREILVGETDDGSELWLPVVELLTGRGFVTGKSGSGKSNTASVIAEELLEAGFPLLIVDTDGEYYGLKEEYEMLHAGADEECDIQIGPEHAEQMAALALEENVPVILDVSGYLDEDVADELIREIARQLFVKEKKLKKPFLLVVEEVHEYIPEGGGVGETGNLLIKIGKRGRKHGLGILGISQRPADVKKDFITQANWLVWHRLTWDNDTKVVGRIIDTEYAERVSDLNDGQAFVQTDWTEVNVRRVQFRRKRTFDAGATPGLDDFERPELKSVSDALVGDLQKISERKDREENRIVELENELEKKEKRIETLEDELESARDISNAAKQMADALTRPETIQTQLPDADENLRRLHDELAELEAERADLETEREKLESQLADRGERIDDLEAEVDRLRATNERLRDRLEAEKTAQGSNEADDAIVQPTADGVEMGYTPDDGATDVDILVANHDDRDDGTFGLAWLDERIGRACENSQCSPPTAKTVVSALARGGPLETEAVAAEVDRSTVAVQSLLSELRTESVLERPAERTYALSDRARSELRAAVAND encoded by the coding sequence GTGAGCGACCAGCGGGAGATCCTCGTCGGAGAGACCGACGACGGATCGGAGCTGTGGCTTCCCGTCGTCGAACTCCTGACCGGACGGGGATTCGTCACCGGAAAATCGGGCTCCGGAAAGTCGAACACCGCGTCGGTCATCGCCGAAGAGCTCCTCGAAGCGGGATTCCCGCTGTTGATCGTTGACACGGACGGCGAGTACTACGGGCTCAAAGAGGAGTACGAGATGCTCCACGCCGGCGCCGACGAGGAGTGTGACATCCAGATCGGGCCGGAACACGCCGAACAGATGGCCGCGCTCGCGCTCGAGGAGAACGTCCCGGTCATCCTCGACGTCTCCGGCTACCTCGACGAGGACGTCGCCGACGAACTGATCCGGGAGATCGCGCGACAGCTATTCGTCAAGGAGAAGAAACTCAAGAAACCGTTCCTCCTCGTCGTCGAGGAGGTCCACGAGTACATCCCCGAGGGCGGCGGCGTCGGCGAGACCGGAAACCTCCTGATCAAGATCGGGAAGCGAGGCCGAAAACACGGCCTCGGGATCTTGGGGATCAGCCAGCGGCCGGCCGACGTCAAGAAGGACTTCATCACGCAGGCGAACTGGCTCGTCTGGCATCGCTTGACCTGGGACAACGACACGAAGGTCGTCGGTCGAATCATCGACACCGAGTACGCCGAACGCGTCTCCGATCTGAACGACGGTCAAGCGTTCGTGCAAACCGACTGGACCGAGGTAAACGTCCGAAGGGTGCAGTTCCGCCGAAAGCGGACCTTCGACGCCGGCGCGACACCCGGACTCGACGACTTCGAACGACCCGAGCTCAAGTCCGTCTCGGACGCCCTCGTCGGCGACCTGCAGAAGATCTCGGAGCGAAAGGACCGGGAGGAAAACCGGATCGTCGAGCTCGAGAACGAACTCGAGAAGAAGGAAAAACGGATCGAGACGCTCGAGGACGAACTCGAATCCGCGCGGGACATCTCGAATGCGGCGAAGCAGATGGCCGACGCCCTGACCCGTCCCGAGACGATTCAGACCCAGCTTCCCGACGCCGACGAGAATCTGCGACGGCTCCACGACGAACTGGCCGAACTCGAGGCCGAGCGCGCGGACCTCGAAACCGAACGCGAGAAACTCGAATCGCAACTCGCCGATCGAGGCGAACGAATCGACGACCTGGAAGCCGAGGTCGATCGACTGCGCGCGACGAACGAACGGTTACGCGATCGACTCGAGGCCGAAAAGACGGCGCAGGGATCGAACGAGGCCGACGACGCCATCGTCCAGCCGACGGCCGACGGAGTCGAGATGGGATACACGCCCGACGACGGGGCGACCGATGTGGACATCCTCGTGGCGAATCACGACGACCGCGACGACGGCACGTTCGGACTCGCGTGGCTCGACGAACGGATCGGGCGGGCCTGCGAGAACTCGCAGTGTTCGCCGCCGACCGCGAAGACGGTCGTGAGCGCCCTGGCCCGCGGCGGGCCGCTCGAAACGGAAGCCGTCGCGGCGGAGGTGGACCGATCGACGGTCGCCGTCCAGAGTCTCCTCTCGGAACTCCGCACCGAATCCGTGCTCGAACGGCCGGCCGAACGAACGTACGCGCTGAGCGATCGCGCGCGATCGGAGCTCCGGGCGGCGGTCGCGAACGACTGA
- a CDS encoding DUF7563 family protein, translating into MSTEPSDAKWTPMTSGQQTGSPRCVSCGHQVTRQFARVFGDNRDVVHACPECSTYREMKTSDFIPKERR; encoded by the coding sequence ATGTCGACTGAACCATCCGACGCCAAGTGGACGCCGATGACGTCAGGTCAGCAAACGGGCTCCCCTCGCTGTGTCAGCTGCGGTCACCAGGTTACCCGCCAGTTCGCCCGGGTTTTCGGCGATAACCGGGACGTGGTCCACGCGTGTCCAGAGTGCTCGACGTACCGCGAGATGAAGACGTCCGATTTCATCCCGAAGGAACGTCGATAG
- a CDS encoding MarR family transcriptional regulator, which yields MSTSDSELERASDADGADRDALIEELPPSSKLVYKVLEYEGSLTQEEIAAESRLCSRTVRYALGKLEGRGLVDSRVSLDDARQSKYWIDD from the coding sequence ATGAGCACGTCCGACTCCGAACTTGAGCGAGCGTCCGACGCGGACGGCGCCGATCGCGACGCGTTGATCGAGGAACTTCCGCCGAGTTCGAAACTCGTCTACAAGGTTCTCGAGTACGAGGGATCGTTGACGCAGGAGGAGATCGCCGCGGAATCGAGGCTGTGTTCCCGAACGGTCCGCTACGCCCTCGGAAAACTCGAGGGCCGGGGCCTCGTCGACAGCCGCGTCAGCCTCGATGACGCGCGACAGTCGAAGTACTGGATCGACGACTGA
- a CDS encoding ParA family protein: protein MTTPRAVSVALQKGGVGKTTIAINLAERLANRSNDVLLIDLDQQGNATEGVGLHDAYTSDLHIGDVLEDGSDVTLGDVVRSAGAFDVLPAHEDLDSVENSIRSATFGELWIRNEIVDPVLGEAYDYVVVDSPPNLGPLADASLISTQNVIVPLRMSEPSVSGFERMYTQQIGPIRKEIDLDILAIVPNSLSGDNEEKRIIGDLEESQFGEYLPAFGRSSHFDDPDSPGPGLRERIAFRRAWREGVPLAEYDPESDMLVRLDALAAIVERGGVDGA from the coding sequence GTGACGACACCACGCGCCGTCAGCGTCGCCCTCCAGAAGGGCGGCGTCGGCAAGACGACCATCGCGATCAACCTCGCGGAACGGCTCGCCAACCGATCGAACGACGTGTTGCTGATCGACCTCGATCAGCAGGGCAACGCCACGGAGGGCGTCGGATTGCACGACGCCTACACGAGCGACCTGCACATCGGCGACGTCCTCGAGGACGGCTCGGACGTCACGCTCGGTGACGTCGTCCGATCGGCGGGGGCGTTCGACGTGCTGCCGGCCCACGAGGATCTGGATAGCGTCGAAAACAGCATCCGGAGCGCGACCTTCGGCGAACTCTGGATCAGAAACGAGATCGTCGATCCAGTGCTGGGCGAGGCCTACGACTACGTCGTCGTCGACTCGCCGCCGAACCTGGGGCCGCTCGCCGACGCGTCGCTCATCTCGACCCAGAACGTCATCGTCCCGCTGCGGATGAGCGAACCCAGCGTCAGCGGCTTCGAACGGATGTACACCCAGCAGATCGGCCCGATCCGCAAGGAGATCGACCTCGACATCCTGGCGATCGTCCCGAACTCGCTGTCGGGGGACAACGAGGAGAAGCGGATCATCGGCGACCTGGAGGAATCCCAGTTCGGCGAGTATCTGCCGGCGTTCGGCCGATCGTCGCACTTCGACGATCCCGACTCTCCGGGGCCGGGGCTTCGCGAACGCATCGCCTTCCGTCGCGCGTGGCGCGAGGGAGTCCCGCTCGCGGAGTACGATCCGGAAAGCGACATGCTCGTTCGGCTGGACGCACTGGCGGCGATCGTCGAACGCGGAGGTGTCGACGGTGCCTGA
- the glmU gene encoding bifunctional sugar-1-phosphate nucleotidylyltransferase/acetyltransferase: MQAVVLAAGEGTRIRPLSASVPKPMLPVADRPLVAHTVDAAVDAGADEIVLVVGYEAATVEAYFGDEYRGVPVAYAEQTEQAGTADAVNAARDHLDGPFAVLNGDNLYDPAAVARLFDARPAVCAVEVEDPRNYGVLSTSDGTVTEIVEKPDDPPTNLANAGAYAFPERAAEWLDVPRSERGEREITDVLATVIEQFAVTPVILDRWLDVGRPWELLEANEWKLATLDRHIDGEVSDDANLTGNVVVEPGATVKPGAVIEGPVLIRSGATVGPNAYVRGATLIDRNASVGNAVEVKNSVLSADAAVNHLSYVGDSVLGRDVNFGAGTTVANLRHDDADVRLTVKGDRVSTGRRKFGVVVGDGVKTGIDTSLAPGVKLGTGVTTRPGEVVERDR, translated from the coding sequence ATGCAAGCCGTCGTTCTCGCGGCCGGAGAAGGGACCCGGATCAGACCGCTCTCCGCATCAGTGCCGAAGCCGATGCTCCCGGTGGCCGACCGACCGCTCGTCGCCCACACCGTCGACGCGGCCGTCGACGCCGGCGCGGACGAGATCGTCCTCGTGGTCGGCTACGAGGCGGCGACGGTCGAGGCGTACTTCGGCGACGAGTACCGGGGCGTTCCCGTCGCGTACGCCGAACAGACTGAACAGGCCGGAACGGCCGACGCGGTCAACGCGGCTCGCGACCACCTCGACGGGCCTTTCGCCGTCTTGAACGGCGATAACCTGTACGATCCGGCTGCGGTCGCGCGGCTGTTCGACGCCCGTCCGGCGGTCTGCGCCGTCGAGGTCGAGGATCCGCGCAACTACGGCGTGCTCAGCACGAGCGACGGCACCGTCACGGAAATCGTCGAAAAACCGGACGACCCGCCGACGAACCTCGCCAACGCCGGCGCTTACGCGTTCCCGGAGCGAGCGGCCGAGTGGCTCGACGTTCCCCGGAGCGAACGCGGCGAACGCGAGATCACGGACGTGCTCGCGACCGTGATCGAGCAGTTCGCCGTCACGCCGGTCATCCTCGATCGGTGGCTCGACGTGGGCCGGCCGTGGGAACTGCTCGAAGCGAACGAGTGGAAACTCGCGACGTTGGACCGGCATATCGACGGCGAGGTGAGCGACGACGCGAACCTGACGGGCAACGTCGTGGTCGAGCCGGGGGCGACGGTAAAACCGGGCGCCGTGATCGAGGGGCCGGTACTGATTCGGTCGGGCGCCACGGTCGGGCCGAACGCGTACGTCCGCGGGGCGACGTTGATCGATCGAAACGCGTCGGTCGGGAACGCCGTCGAAGTCAAGAATAGCGTTCTCTCGGCGGACGCGGCGGTGAATCACCTGTCGTACGTCGGCGACAGCGTGCTCGGCCGCGACGTCAACTTCGGTGCGGGGACGACCGTCGCCAACCTCCGGCACGACGACGCGGACGTTCGGCTCACGGTGAAAGGGGATCGCGTCTCGACCGGGCGGCGAAAGTTCGGCGTCGTCGTCGGCGACGGGGTCAAAACCGGGATCGACACGAGCCTCGCACCGGGAGTGAAACTCGGCACCGGAGTGACGACGCGACCGGGAGAAGTCGTCGAACGGGACCGGTAG
- a CDS encoding transcription initiation factor IIB, whose product MTRSIIDTTTENSEAESGLCPDCETDTIIHDPDRGERVCEECGLVLTEDPIDYGPEWRAFNAQEHDELSRVGAPLTQSMHDRGLTTTIDWRNRDANGHSMSADKHGQLHRLRVWQERIRTKNAGERNLKYALSEIDRMVSALGVPKPVKETASVIYRQALEQDLIRGRSIEGVATSALYTACRKEGIPRSLEEVTSVSRVDQREIGRTYRYIADELDINLEPTNPRQFVPRFCSELDVGKDVETKAIEIIDETTDEGLHSGKSPTGFAAAAIYAAGLLCDETIPQRAVADTAQTTVVTVRNRYREQLEAIDQTPTT is encoded by the coding sequence ATGACGCGGTCTATCATCGATACCACCACCGAAAACAGCGAGGCGGAGTCCGGGCTATGCCCCGACTGTGAAACCGACACCATAATCCACGATCCGGACCGCGGCGAACGCGTCTGCGAGGAGTGCGGGCTCGTCCTCACCGAAGATCCGATCGATTACGGTCCGGAATGGCGAGCGTTCAACGCGCAGGAACACGACGAACTGTCCCGCGTCGGCGCTCCGCTCACGCAGTCGATGCACGACAGGGGGTTAACGACGACCATCGACTGGCGAAACCGCGATGCGAACGGCCACTCGATGTCCGCCGACAAACACGGACAGCTCCATCGCCTCCGCGTCTGGCAGGAACGAATCAGAACGAAAAACGCCGGCGAACGAAACCTGAAGTACGCGCTCTCCGAGATCGATCGGATGGTGAGCGCGCTCGGCGTCCCGAAGCCCGTCAAAGAAACCGCGAGCGTCATCTACCGACAGGCGCTCGAACAGGACCTCATCCGCGGCCGGTCGATCGAAGGCGTCGCGACCAGCGCACTGTACACGGCCTGTCGAAAAGAGGGGATACCGCGGAGCCTCGAGGAGGTAACCTCGGTTTCACGCGTCGACCAGCGCGAGATCGGCCGGACGTATCGGTACATCGCCGACGAACTCGATATCAATCTGGAACCGACCAACCCCAGGCAGTTCGTCCCCCGGTTCTGTTCCGAACTCGACGTCGGGAAGGACGTCGAGACGAAAGCGATCGAGATCATCGACGAGACGACCGACGAGGGGCTCCACTCGGGGAAATCGCCGACCGGATTCGCCGCCGCGGCGATCTACGCTGCCGGCTTGCTCTGCGACGAGACCATTCCGCAACGCGCCGTCGCCGACACCGCCCAGACGACCGTCGTCACCGTCAGAAATCGGTACCGAGAACAGCTCGAAGCGATCGATCAGACGCCGACTACATGA